The window GGCCATCGCGACGGCGGTGCCGATCGCGATCGTGGCGAGCGCGCCAGCGCCGATGAACAGCACCCGGCGGCGCTTGTTGCGCGTCTCCGAGGCCTCCGCGAGAGCGGCCCAGTCAGGAGTCCCGTCGTCGCTTGCGCTGTTCCACGGCTGCTGCTGGGAATTAGGTTTCCAGGGATCCCACTGAGACTGGGGACCCCCCTGCCCGTAACTCATGGGGCGCATCTTAGACGGGGGGCGCGGGATGCAGGCGCGCGTCCGCCGGAGTGCCACCTTTGTCCCCGGACGCGGTGTCGCGAGGACTCGTTTTGACCCTTCCGGGGCTGCCCAGGTAACCTACTTCTTCGTTGTGTATTGGCTTGCTCATTCTCACGGGACGGGCCCTTACACCGGTCCACCGGGCCGATGACCAGCGATCAGCACGCGGTTGCGTCACCGCAGTGCGGTCGAGGCTGTCGTGATCGTTTCGGTGACCTGTTCAGGACCATTCACTCGAAGCGAAGGCTACGAACCGTGCGTACGTACAGCCCCAAGCCCGGCGATGTGACGCGCCAGTGGCACGTCATCGACGCTCAGGACGTCGTCCTGGGTCGTCTCGCCACCACCGCAGCGACCCTTCTCCGGGGCAAGCACAAGCCGATCTACGCCCCCCACGTCGACGCTGGTGACTTCGTCATCATCATCAACGCGGACAAGGTGCACCTGTCCGGCAACAAGCGGACCCAGAAGATGGCGTACCGCCACTCCGGCTACCCGGGTGGTCTGCGCTCCGTCCGTTACGACGAGCTCCTCGACAAGAACCCCGAGAAGGCCATCGAGAAGGCCGTCAAGGGCATGCTCCCCAAGAACACGCTGGGCCGTCAGATGCTCTCGAAGCTGAAGGTCTACAAGGGTGACCAGCACCCGCACGGCGCGCAGCAGCCGCAGCCGTTCGAGATCACCCAGGTCGCGCAGTAACACCGGCCAGACCAAACCAAGCCAAGAGAATCTGAGGAATAACCGTGGCTGAGACCACTGCCGAGCAGCCGCTCGAAGAGACCGAGCTCGTCGACATCGACAGCTACACCACTGAGTCCGAGGTCCCCGTCGAGGGCGAGTACACCTCGGAGTCCATGGCCTCCCGCTTCGGCGAGCCCCAGCCGGCCGCCGGCCTGGGTCGCCGCAAGAACGCCATCGCCCGCGTCCGGATCGTTCCGGGCACCGGCAAGTGGAAGATCAACGGTCGCACCCTCGAGGACTACTTCCCGAACAAGGTGCACCAGCAGGAAGTCAACGAGCCCTTCAAGGTGCTCGAGCTCGAGGGTCGTTACGACGTCGTCGCCCGCATCGCCGGTGGCGGTGTCTCCGGTCAGGCCGGTGCGCTCCGTCTCGGTGTCGCCCGCGCCCTGAACGAGGCCGACGTCGACAACAACCGCGGCGCCCTGAAGAAGGCCGGCTTCCTCAAGCGCGACGACCGTGCGGTCGAGCGCAAGAAGGCCGGTCTGAAGAAGGCCCGCAAGGCCCCGCAGTACAGCAAGCGCTAAACAGCAGCTGCCTGCTCGTACTCCGAACGCCCCGGCGGCACGCCACTTGTGCCGCCGGGGCGTTCGTTTATCCCCGTCAAGGGCGTATAACGACACAAGACGCTCAAAGGCTTGTGTGATCGGATCTCGTGGCGTCTGCCATCATTCCGGCAGCAAGGACGCTTCCTCAGGAGGACAAGTGGGACGACTCTTCGGCACGGACGGCGTGCGCGGTGTCGCCAACGCGGATCTGACGGCCGAGATGGCGCTCGGCCTGTCCGTCGCGGCGGCGCACGTGCTGGCCGAGGCGGGTACCTTCGAGGGCCACAAGCCGACGGCGGTGGTCGGACGGGACCCGCGTGCGTCCGGGGAGTTCCTGGAGGCGGCCGTGGTGGCGGGCCTCGCCAGCGCGGGCGTGGACGTCCTCCGGGTCGGTGTGCTGCCGACGCCGGCCGTCGCCCACCTCACCGGCGCGCTCGGCGCCGACCTCGGTGTGATGCTCTCCGCCAGCCACAACGCCATGCCGGACAACGGCGTCAAGTTCTTCGCCCGCGGCGGCCACAAACTCGCCGACGATCTGGAGGACCGGATCGAGGCGGTGTACGAGTCCCACCGGCACGGCGAGCCCTGGCAGCGGCCGACGGGCGCCGGGGTCGGCCGGGTGCGGACCTACGGCGAGGGCTTCGAGCAGTACGTCACGCACCTCCTGTCGGCGCTGCCCAACCGGCTCGACGGACTGAAGATCGTCCTGGACGAAGCGCACGGCGCGGCCTCGGGGGTCTCGCCGGAGGCGTTCTCCCGGGCGGGCGCCGAGGTCGTCACGATCGGTGCCGAGCCGGACGGGCTCAACATCAACGCCGGGTGCGGGTCGACCCACCTGGACAAGCTGAAGGCCGCCGTCATCGAGCACGGTGCGCACTTCGGCGTCGCGCACGACGGTGACGCGGACCGCTGCCTGGCCGTGGACCACACCGGTGCGGAGGTCGACGGCGACCAGATCCTCGCCGTGCTCGCGCTGTCGATGCGCGAGCGCTCCGCCCTGCGGGCCGACACGGTCGTCGCCACGGTGATGTCCAACCTGGGCTTCAAGCTGGCGATGGAGCGCGAGGGCATCCGGTTCGTGCAGACCGGCGTCGGCGACCGGTACGTGCTGGAGGAGATGAAGGAGCACGGCTACGCCCTGGGCGGCGAGCAGTCCGGGCACGTCATCATCCTCGACCACGCGACGACCGGTGACGGCACGCTGACCGGCCTGCTGCTGGCGGCGCGGATCGCCGAGACCGGCCGTACCCTGCGGGACCTGGCCTCCGTGATGGAGCGGCTGCCGCAGGTGCTGATCAACGTCCCCGACGTGGACAAGTCCCGCGTGCGGACCTCCGCCGACCTCGCCGCCGCCGTCACCGAGGCGGAGCGGGAGCTGGGCGAGACCGGGCGGGTGCTGCTGCGGCCGTCGGGCACCGAGCCGCTGGTGCGGGTCATGGTCGAGGCCGCCGACATCGAGCAGGCCCGGTCGGTGGCCGGGCGGCTCGCCGACGCCGTGAAGTCGGCCCTCGGATAGTTCCGGAGCGAGGGAGCGGGGAACCGCTGCCGGGCCGCGGTTCGTCCGTGGCCCGCGGCGGTTCCCCGTTTCCGTTTCCGGGTGCCTCCCGCCGGTGCGCTACAGCTTGCGCAGCCTCAGCCGCTGGACCTTGTGGTCCGCGCCCTTGCGGACGATCAGGGTGGCCCGGCCGCGGGTGGGGGCGATGTTCTCCACCAGGTTGGGCTTGTTGATCGTGCGCCAGAGCGTGCGGGCGTAGTCGAGGGCCTCCTCCTCCGAGACCTGGGTGTACTTGCGGAAGTACGAGTTGGGGTTCTGGAAGGCGGTCCGGCGCAGCTTCTTGAAGCGGCTGAGGTACCAGCTCTCGATGTCCTCGCCGCTGGCGTCGACGTACACGCTGAAGTCGAAGTAGTCGGCGAGACCGACCCGGGTGCGGCCGTCCTTGCCGGGCAGGGCGGGCTGGAGGACGTTCAGCCCCTCGACGATCAGGATGTCCGGGCGGCGCACGGTGAGCTTCTCGCCCGGCACGATGTCGTAGATCAGGTGGGAGTAGACGGGCGCGGACACCTCGCCCTTGCCGGCCTTGATGTCGGCGACGAAGCGGGTGAGGGCCCGGCGGTCGTAGGACTCGGGGAATCCCTTCCGCGACATCAGGCCGCGGGCCTCCAGCTCCTCGGTGGGCAGCAGGAAACCGTCCGTCGTGACCAGCTCCACGCGCGGGTGCTCGGGCCAGCGGGAGAGCAGCGCCTGGAGCAGACGGGCCACGGTGGACTTCCCCACGGCCACGGAGCCGGCGACCCCTATGACGAACGGGGTGCCGGACTGGGTGCCCTGCTCGCCGAGGAAGGTGTTGAGCGCGCCCCGCAGGCCGTCGGTGGCGCCGACGTAGAGGTTGAGGAGCCGGGAGAGCGGGAGGTAGATGTCCCGCACCTCGTCGAGGTCGATGACGTCGCCCAGACCGCGGAGCTTCTCCACCTCCTCGGCGGTGAGCGGCAGCGGTGTCTTGTCGCGCAGCGCGCTCCACTCGGCACGGGTGAGGTCGACGTAGGGAGTCGCCTCCGGCCTTTGCCGGTGGGCGCTCCGGGGCATCGAGGAGACCGGTGAGATCACAGTCCATTGTTAACGGAGTTTGAACAGGACGGCGGGTGGGGTCCGTCACGCCGCGCGACCTCGCCGCGGGCCCTTCGTACGACGGTGGGAATTTCCGATTTCGGGCAGGGAGAGGCCTGTTCGGAACGATCGCGGGTCGTAGGCTGCGGCACATGTGCGGAATCGTGGGATACGTAGGGTCGCAGTCGGCGCTCGATGTCGTGATGGCCGGGCTGAAGCGGCTGGAGTACCGGGGGTACGACTCGGCGGGTGTCGCCGTGCTCGCGGACGGCGGTCTGGCCGCGGCGAAGAAGGCCGGGAAGCTGGTCAACCTGGAGAAGGAACTGGTCGAACGGCCGCTGCCGACCGGCTCCACGGGCCTCGGCCACACGCGCTGGGCCACGCACGGCGGTCCGACGGACGCGAACGCGCATCCGCACCTGGACAACGCGGGCCGGGTCGCCGTGGTGCACAACGGCATCATCGAGAACTTCGCGGTGCTGCGGGCGGAACTGGCCGAGCGGGGCCACGAGCTGACCTCCGAGACGGACACCGAGGTGGTCGCCCACCTGCTGGCCGAGGAGTTCTCCGGGGCCGCCGACCTGGCGGAGGCGATGCGGCTGGTGTGCCGCCGGCTGGAGGGCGCGTTCACCCTGGTCGCGGTGCACGCCGACGAGCCGGACGTGGTCGTCGGCGCGCGGCGGAACTCCCCTCTCGTGGTGGGCGTCGGCGAGGGCGAGGCGTTCCTGGCCTCCGACGTCGCCGCGTTCATCGCGCACACGCGGTCCGCGATCGAGCTGGGCCAGGACCAGGTGGTGGAGCTGCGCCGCGACGGCGTGACGGTGACGGGTTTCGACGGCCGTCCGGCCGAGACCCACTCGTACCACGTGGACTGGGACGCCTCCGCCGCGGAGAAGGGCGGCTACGACTACTTCATGCTGAAGGAGATCGCCGAGCAGCCCAAGGCGGTCGCCGACACCCTGCTCGGGCGGATCGACCCGTCCGGCTCGCTGACCCTGGACGAGGTGCGGATCAGTCCCTCCGAGCTGCGTGAGCTCGACAAGGTCGTGATCGTCGCCTGCGGTACGGCCTTCCACGCCGGCCTGATCGCCAAGTACGCCATCGAGCACTGGACGCGCATCCCGTGCGAGGTGGAGCTGGCCAGCGAGTTCCGGTACCGGGACCCGATCCTGGACGGGCAGTCGCTGGTGATCGCCATCTCCCAGTCCGGCGAGACCATGGACACCCTGATGGCGCTGCGGCACGCCCGCGAGCAGGGCTCCAAGGTGCTGGCGATCTGCAACACCAACGGCTCGACGATCCCGCGCGAGTCGGACGCGGTGCTGTACACGCACGCCGGCCCGGAGGTCGCCGTCGCCTCCACCAAGGCGTTCATGACCCAGCTGGTGGCCTGCTACCTGGTCGCCCTGTACCTCGGCCAGGTGCGCGGCACCAAGTGGGGCGACGAGATCCAGGCCGTCATCAGGGACCTGTCGCGGATCTCCGAGGACGTCGAGCGGGTCCTGGAGACGATGGAGCCGGTACGGGCCCTCGCCCGCACGCTGTCCACGAAGAACACGGTGCTGTTCCTGGGCCGGCACGTGGGCTACCCGGTCGCCCTCGAAGGCGCCCTGAAGCTCAAGGAACTGGCCTACATGCACGCCGAGGGCTTCGCGGCGGGCGAGCTGAAGCACGGGCCGATCGCGCTGATCGAGGAGGACCTGCCGGTGGTGGTGGTCGTGCCGTCGCCGCGCGGCCGGTCCGTCCTGCACGACAAGATCGTCTCCAACATCCAGGAGATCCGGGCGCGGGGAGCGCGCACGATCGTGATCGCGGAGGAGGGCGACGAGGCGGTGGTCCCGTACGCCGACCACCTGATCCGCATCCCGGCCACGCCGACCCTGCTCCAGCCGCTGGTGGCCACGGTGCCGCTGCAGGTGTTCGCGTGCGAACTGGCCACCGCCCGCGGCAACGAGGTGGACCAGCCGCGCAACCTGGCGAAGTCCGTGACGGTGGAGTGAGCCGGGACCGGGCGCCGGGCACCGCTCAGCGGGCGGTGCTCGACTCCCAGCTGGCCAGCAGGGCGAGGCGCTCGGCGGTCTCCGAGCCCGGCTCCGGCGTGTAGACGACGATCGTCTGCTCCGGTTCCGCGGGGACCGTCAGCGTCTCGTACGGCAGGGTCAGCAGGCCTGCCACGGGGTGCCGTACCTTCTTCACGCCGTACGCGCACTCCGCGACCTCGTGGTCCGCCCACAGCCGGCGGAAGTCCTCGCTCTTCAGTGACAGTTCGCCGACCAGCGCGCACAGCTCGGTGTCGTCGGCGTACCGGCCCGCGTTCAGCCGCAGGTGGGCGACGGTCTGGGCGGCCACCGCGGCCCACTCGGGGTAGAGGTCCCGGCCCGCGGGGTCGAGGAAGACCTGCCGGGGGACGTTCGGCACGGCCGGCGCCGCACGGCTGAAGCCGCTCACCGCGTCGGCGAGCGCGTTCCACGCCAGGACGTCCATGCGGCGGCCCAGGACGAACGCCGGGCTGCGCTCCATGCCGTCCAGCAGTCTGCGGATGCCGGGGCGGACGCGGGACCCGGGTGCCTGCCGCTCGCGGGGGCGGCGGGGCGGCCGGGCGACCGTCCGCAGGTGGGCGTGCTCGGTCTCGTCCAGCCGCAGGACCCGCGCGATCGCGTCCAGGACGGCGTCGCTGACGCTCTGCCCCCGGCCCTGTTCCAGCCGGATGTAGTAGTCCACGCTCACCCCGGCGAGCTGGGCCACCTCCTCGCGGCGCAGGCCCGGCACCCGGCGCCGCCCGTGCGCGGGCAGCCCCACCTCTTCGGGCTGGATGCGGGCGCGGCGCGAGCGCAGGAAGTCGCCGACCTCCCCTTCTCGCCATTCCCCGTTCATGCCCTCGATCGTAGGGCAGCGGCGGCCCGCGAACCTGGTACTGCCAGACCCAGGAAAAGCGCATCCCTGGGTACGGCCGCCGGATGCGGCGAGGGTGGTGTCAGCCGCCGGGGAGACGCCCCGGCGAGGTGATCCAGGGGGAACACCCATGTCGTACGAGAACCTGTCCGGCCGTACCGCCGTCGTCACCGGGGCCGCCAGCGGCATCGGCGAGGCCGTCGCGCTCCAGCTCGCCGCCCAGGGCGCCCGGGTGGCGCTGCTGGCCCGGCGCGCTGACCGGCTGGACGCCGTGGTGGAGAAGATCCGGGCGGACGGCGGCCGGGCGCTGGCCGTGACCGCCGACGTCACCGACGACGCGTCCGTCGAGGCCGCCCGGGAACTGGTCCACGAGACGTTCGGGGCCGTCGACCTCGTCGTCAACAACGCCGGTGTCATGCTGCCGAACCCGGTCGGCGCGGGCCGGCTCGACGAGTGGCAGCGGATGCTCGACACCAATGTCACCGGGGTGCTGCGGATCATCCGGGCCTTCACCGCCGACCTGGTGGCGGCCGCTGCCGAGGGCCGCACCGCCGACCTGGTGAACGTCTCGTCGATCGGCGCCCACGTGCCCTTCCCGGACTACGCGGTGTACGGGGCGACCAAGGCGGCCGTCACGTACCTGTCGCAGTCGCTGCGCACCGAGTTCGGACCGCGGGACGTCCGGGTCACCAACATCGAGCCGGGGCTGACGGACACCGAGCTGAAGACGCACGTCGACAGCGCGGAGCTGGCCGGGCAGCTGGACGGCATGTTCGACGCGATCGGCGGGCTCGCGGCGGCCGAGGTCGCGGACGTCGTCGCCTACGTCACCAGCCGGCCCCGGCACGTCAACCTCCGCCAGATCGTGGTGCTGCCGACCCGGCAGGCGTGAACGGCCCGGCGGAGCGGTCCCGTTCAGCGGTCCCCGGCGGACCGGTCCCCGCGCCGGCCGGCGAACAGCTCCGGGTTGACGCGTACGGCCTGCACCGCGTTGACACCGACGATGCCGATCCAGGCGACCACCATCCCGGACAGCCCGGCGAGGCCGCCGGCGATGGCGGACAGCGGGATCGCCAGCACCAGTGTGATGAGGGCGAAGCCGTACCGCTCGGCCCAGGAGTCGGCCGGCCGGGGCCGCCGGGTGCCGCGCGCGGCCGCCATCTGCTGCTCGGCGAGGTGCCGCCGCGCCCGGCGGTCCACCACGTCGTCGATCCGCTGCTCGACACGCTCCAGGAAGGAGTCCACGAGCGCGGAGTCGTAGTCGTCGCCCAGGTCCCTGCGTGCCCGCACGGTGGCGTCGAGGTCCTTCTTCAGGTCGGGGTCGTCCCTGAGGCCGACGTCCCGGGGGTCCGATGCGCTCATGGCGTCCACCCTAGGGAGCGGCCGGGGCGGCCGCACTGGGGCTAGCCCCCCGCTCCGGCCGGGGGCCGGCCTCCGCGCGGACGCGCACGGGCCGGGTCCGGTCGGGGGATCCCCTTGTTCCGGCTGTATAGGGTCATGCAGAGTACTTGGTAGGTGAATAGGTAGTCGTAGTCGAACCCGGGTGCGAGGGGAGGACGAGGCCGATGCCGTCTCGCGTCGTCGTGGATGTGCCGCTCGGTGCTCCGCGGACTCCGTCCGCCCCCGCCGCGTACGGCCACGCTGTACTCTCCCGGGACGGCGAGAGGCGAAGCCGGTTCCGGGGCATCTGGAGGGGGAGCGCGGCATGAGCGTGGACAGCGGTACGACCGGGGCGTCCGGCATGACGTCCGGCGCGGCGGACAGCCCGGCCAGCCGGCTCCAGGCGCTCTTCGAGGGGCACCGGCTCACCCCGACCCAGCGCCGCATCGCGCACAGCATGGTCCGGCGCGCCTCCGACGTGCCCTTCCTCTCCAGCGTGGAGCTGGCCGAGCTGGCGGGCGTCAGCCAGCCGTCGGTGACCCGGTTCGCGGTCGCGCTCGGCTTCGACGGCTACCCGGCGCTGCGCAAGCACCTGCGCGAGGTCGTGCCCGCCGAACCGGCCGCCGAGGCCGGCTCCTACAACGAGTACCAGCAGGCCGTCGAGGCCGAGATCGAGAACCTCAGGCACCTCGCCGACCTGCTCGCCGACCCCCGGCCGGTGCAGCGGGCCGGCCGGATCCTGGCCGCCTCCCGTCCGCTGCCGGTGCTCGGCCTGCGTGCCGCCGCCTCCCAGGCCTACGGCTTCGCCTACTTCGCCGCCAAGGTGCACCCGGACGTCCGGCTGCTCAACGAGGGCGGCACGATGATCCACGACCGTATCGACGCGGCCGTCCGCGCGGGTGCCTCGGCCCTGCTGTGCTTCGCGCTGCCCCGGCACCCGCGCGAGGTCGTCGACACCCTCGCCCACGCCAGGGACGCCGGCCTGACCGTCGTCACGGTCGCCGACTCGGCGTTCGCGCCGGTCGCGAGGCACTCCGACCTGCTGCTCCCCGCCGCCGTCGGCACCGGGCTCGCCTTCGACACGGCGTGCGCGCCGATGCTGCTCGGCCGGGTGCTGCTGGAGGCGCTCTGTGACGACCTGCCGGACGCGCAGGCACGCCTGGAGGAGTTCGACGCGAACGCGGCGGCGCGGGGCCTGTTCGTGGAGTGAACCCGCGCGCGCGTTCTCAGACTCGTCTCACGTTCTGCCACTACCTTCCCTGCCGGTAAGGGTGACCGACACGGATGTGACACGGGAGGCCGGCGTGGCGCGCGGAGGGCAGGGTCTGGCGCGGGTGGCCGTCGTCGTACGGGCGGGGGCCGCGCCGCTGTGGTGGCTCGGGGTGTTCGCCGCGGGCGTCGGCGTGCTGGTGCCCGGGGTGACCGGGCGCCGGATCGGGGTGACGGCCGGTGCCGCGCTGTTCCTGATCGGCGCAGCCATGGTGCCGCTGGTGCGCCGGGGCCGGTACACCGCCCTCGCCCGCGGCGCGTCCCGCGCGGGCAAGCACGACGTGCTCCAGGACCGTGCGGTGACCGTGCGCAACTGGCGCCGGGGACACCGCTGGTGGCTGCTGCTGGCCGGCGCCGTCGCGCTCGGCGGTTCCTTCGTGGTGCCCGCGGCCGGCGGCATGCTGCTGGCCGGGTTCGGCACCGGGCTGCGGCTGAAGGCGGCCTGGCTGGGCCGGCGGGAGCGGGCGGAACAGACGCTGCTGTGGGTGCGCGTCGACTGGCTGGACCGGTGGGGCGGCCGTCCGGCGGGCAGGTCCGTGAAGGGCCTGCGGGGTACCGGCATCGCGGCAGGCGACGCGGCCCCGGGTGGGGCCCGCCGCCGTACCGCGGCCCTCGTGTGAGGACCTGAACGCGATGTATGGGTGCGGGGTCCGGTCCCGAGGGGCTGCCCCGAGGACCTGACCCGGGGGCTCAGACCTCCAGTTCGGCCTCGATCTTCTTCAGCTGGTGCCGGGCCATCGCCAGGTTGGCCCGGTTCGCCTCCAGGACCAGGTAGAGGAACAGGCCGTTGCCGCCACGGCTCTTGAGCAGGCGGATCAGGTGGTACTGGTCCGAGAGGCTGATGAGGATGTCCTCGATGTCGCCCTTGAGGCCGAGCATCTCCATCGTGCGCATCTTGGCGCGGATCACGTCGGTGTTGCCGGCGGCGGCCACGTTCAGGTCGAAGGTCTTGCTGCCGCCCATGGTGCCCAGCGCCATGCCGCTGGTGTAGTCGACGAGTGCGACGCCGGTGGCGCCCTCGATGGTGGTGAGGGCTTCCTTCAGCGCGGTCTCGGTGTTGGCCATGGTGGTTCCTCTCGGAGTGTTCAACTGTCGGTTGCGGTGCGCGCGTCGGCGCTCGTGGTTCGGGGGGTTCGGTTCGGGCGGGGGCGGACCGGGGGTGCGCCGCTGACGGCGCCCAGCGGACGCCCGGTCGGGCGCGCGGCCCGGGCCGCGGCCTCGACGGCGTCGAGCAGCTCTCCGATGCGGGCGCCGGACCGGCGGCCCTCCAGGTGGAGCCGGCCGACGTTCACTCGGTCCTGGGCGAGCAGTGTCAGTACGGCGGTACGGCCGGCCGCGTAGGTCGCGACGTAGCCGCGTTCGCCACGGACCAGCAGCTCCCGGAAGCCGCCGTGGCCGGTGGCGTCGGCGACGCGTACGGCGACGCCCAGCGAGGCGGCGGTCAGCGCGGACAGCCCCTCCGGGTCGACCCCGGGGGTGTCGTGGGCGACGACGAGACCGTCGACGCCGGCCGCGAGCGCGCCGGTGAGCTGGGGCACCCGGTTGCGCAGCCGGTGCAGCTCGTCCAGGACCGTCTGACGGTCCTCGTCGGACACCATCAGCTCTCTCCTCTCGGCGGGGCGGTGCCGTTCAAAGCGCCTCCAGCGCATCCCTGAGCCTCTTCAGCAGCGCGATGTCGGGGTCGGTGACCGGGGGTGGGGGCGGCAGTACGGGTTGCGGGAACACGAGCGCCTCCGGGGCGACATGGCCGGCTGACGCGAGCCGGCGCACGTCGACGAGGGTGTGGAAGGCCTGCCGACCCAGGTTCCGGGCGATCACGACGGCCGTGCGGACGCCGTCCACGCGGTCCAGGACCGCCCGCTGCCGGGGGGTGACCGGTCTGCCGGTGGCCGGGTCCGCGCGGATCAGGGGGGCGGTGTCCGCGGCCGGGTCGGGCCACAGCCGGTGCAGCAGCAGCCGGCGGCGCAGCGTCTCGCGCTCCAGCGCGACGACCGGGACCGAGGGCAGCGGGCCGATCCGGGGCGTGTTGTC of the Streptomyces sp. 1222.5 genome contains:
- the glmS gene encoding glutamine--fructose-6-phosphate transaminase (isomerizing); protein product: MCGIVGYVGSQSALDVVMAGLKRLEYRGYDSAGVAVLADGGLAAAKKAGKLVNLEKELVERPLPTGSTGLGHTRWATHGGPTDANAHPHLDNAGRVAVVHNGIIENFAVLRAELAERGHELTSETDTEVVAHLLAEEFSGAADLAEAMRLVCRRLEGAFTLVAVHADEPDVVVGARRNSPLVVGVGEGEAFLASDVAAFIAHTRSAIELGQDQVVELRRDGVTVTGFDGRPAETHSYHVDWDASAAEKGGYDYFMLKEIAEQPKAVADTLLGRIDPSGSLTLDEVRISPSELRELDKVVIVACGTAFHAGLIAKYAIEHWTRIPCEVELASEFRYRDPILDGQSLVIAISQSGETMDTLMALRHAREQGSKVLAICNTNGSTIPRESDAVLYTHAGPEVAVASTKAFMTQLVACYLVALYLGQVRGTKWGDEIQAVIRDLSRISEDVERVLETMEPVRALARTLSTKNTVLFLGRHVGYPVALEGALKLKELAYMHAEGFAAGELKHGPIALIEEDLPVVVVVPSPRGRSVLHDKIVSNIQEIRARGARTIVIAEEGDEAVVPYADHLIRIPATPTLLQPLVATVPLQVFACELATARGNEVDQPRNLAKSVTVE
- a CDS encoding MurR/RpiR family transcriptional regulator, with product MSVDSGTTGASGMTSGAADSPASRLQALFEGHRLTPTQRRIAHSMVRRASDVPFLSSVELAELAGVSQPSVTRFAVALGFDGYPALRKHLREVVPAEPAAEAGSYNEYQQAVEAEIENLRHLADLLADPRPVQRAGRILAASRPLPVLGLRAAASQAYGFAYFAAKVHPDVRLLNEGGTMIHDRIDAAVRAGASALLCFALPRHPREVVDTLAHARDAGLTVVTVADSAFAPVARHSDLLLPAAVGTGLAFDTACAPMLLGRVLLEALCDDLPDAQARLEEFDANAAARGLFVE
- the coaA gene encoding type I pantothenate kinase; the protein is MPRSAHRQRPEATPYVDLTRAEWSALRDKTPLPLTAEEVEKLRGLGDVIDLDEVRDIYLPLSRLLNLYVGATDGLRGALNTFLGEQGTQSGTPFVIGVAGSVAVGKSTVARLLQALLSRWPEHPRVELVTTDGFLLPTEELEARGLMSRKGFPESYDRRALTRFVADIKAGKGEVSAPVYSHLIYDIVPGEKLTVRRPDILIVEGLNVLQPALPGKDGRTRVGLADYFDFSVYVDASGEDIESWYLSRFKKLRRTAFQNPNSYFRKYTQVSEEEALDYARTLWRTINKPNLVENIAPTRGRATLIVRKGADHKVQRLRLRKL
- a CDS encoding helix-turn-helix transcriptional regulator, giving the protein MNGEWREGEVGDFLRSRRARIQPEEVGLPAHGRRRVPGLRREEVAQLAGVSVDYYIRLEQGRGQSVSDAVLDAIARVLRLDETEHAHLRTVARPPRRPRERQAPGSRVRPGIRRLLDGMERSPAFVLGRRMDVLAWNALADAVSGFSRAAPAVPNVPRQVFLDPAGRDLYPEWAAVAAQTVAHLRLNAGRYADDTELCALVGELSLKSEDFRRLWADHEVAECAYGVKKVRHPVAGLLTLPYETLTVPAEPEQTIVVYTPEPGSETAERLALLASWESSTAR
- the rplM gene encoding 50S ribosomal protein L13 — protein: MRTYSPKPGDVTRQWHVIDAQDVVLGRLATTAATLLRGKHKPIYAPHVDAGDFVIIINADKVHLSGNKRTQKMAYRHSGYPGGLRSVRYDELLDKNPEKAIEKAVKGMLPKNTLGRQMLSKLKVYKGDQHPHGAQQPQPFEITQVAQ
- a CDS encoding roadblock/LC7 domain-containing protein, which encodes MVSDEDRQTVLDELHRLRNRVPQLTGALAAGVDGLVVAHDTPGVDPEGLSALTAASLGVAVRVADATGHGGFRELLVRGERGYVATYAAGRTAVLTLLAQDRVNVGRLHLEGRRSGARIGELLDAVEAAARAARPTGRPLGAVSGAPPVRPRPNRTPRTTSADARTATDS
- a CDS encoding SDR family oxidoreductase, encoding MSYENLSGRTAVVTGAASGIGEAVALQLAAQGARVALLARRADRLDAVVEKIRADGGRALAVTADVTDDASVEAARELVHETFGAVDLVVNNAGVMLPNPVGAGRLDEWQRMLDTNVTGVLRIIRAFTADLVAAAAEGRTADLVNVSSIGAHVPFPDYAVYGATKAAVTYLSQSLRTEFGPRDVRVTNIEPGLTDTELKTHVDSAELAGQLDGMFDAIGGLAAAEVADVVAYVTSRPRHVNLRQIVVLPTRQA
- the glmM gene encoding phosphoglucosamine mutase, with translation MGRLFGTDGVRGVANADLTAEMALGLSVAAAHVLAEAGTFEGHKPTAVVGRDPRASGEFLEAAVVAGLASAGVDVLRVGVLPTPAVAHLTGALGADLGVMLSASHNAMPDNGVKFFARGGHKLADDLEDRIEAVYESHRHGEPWQRPTGAGVGRVRTYGEGFEQYVTHLLSALPNRLDGLKIVLDEAHGAASGVSPEAFSRAGAEVVTIGAEPDGLNINAGCGSTHLDKLKAAVIEHGAHFGVAHDGDADRCLAVDHTGAEVDGDQILAVLALSMRERSALRADTVVATVMSNLGFKLAMEREGIRFVQTGVGDRYVLEEMKEHGYALGGEQSGHVIILDHATTGDGTLTGLLLAARIAETGRTLRDLASVMERLPQVLINVPDVDKSRVRTSADLAAAVTEAERELGETGRVLLRPSGTEPLVRVMVEAADIEQARSVAGRLADAVKSALG
- the rpsI gene encoding 30S ribosomal protein S9, translating into MAETTAEQPLEETELVDIDSYTTESEVPVEGEYTSESMASRFGEPQPAAGLGRRKNAIARVRIVPGTGKWKINGRTLEDYFPNKVHQQEVNEPFKVLELEGRYDVVARIAGGGVSGQAGALRLGVARALNEADVDNNRGALKKAGFLKRDDRAVERKKAGLKKARKAPQYSKR